GAGCGCCAAAGACACGACGGTCACAGCCATCACCGCGGCGGCGGTGGAACGAATGTAGGAAGAAGTGCGCATGGTGTTGGGTGTCCTTGAGTTGACGAAAGAAACCGGCAGGCCGGTCGAAGCCAGAACTTAAGGCTTGTGACGAATCGAAAAAAGAAGAAGATATGAGAACGTAGTTCCTGAAAAACCAGAACATGAGCCAAGCCTTCAACCATCGTCACCTGTATTACTTCTGGGTGGTCGCCAAGGAAGGCAGCATGTCGCGCGCTGCCGAAACGCTGGACATGGCGGTGCAGACCGTCAGTGCGCAAGTGCGCGAGCTGGAGCGCGACCTGGGCTGCCAGCTCCTGCGGCCCGCCGGCAGAGGCTTGGCGCTGACCGAAGCCGGCACCATCGCGATGCAGCAGGCCGAACAGATCTTCCAGCTTTCGCAGGCGCTACCCGAACAGGTGCTCGCCGCCGCCCAGGCGCCGGCGGCGCGCCTGGCGGTGGGCATTGCCGACGGCCTGCCCAAGCTCGAAGTGCAGCGCCTGCTGCAGCCGGTGCTCGGCGTGCCGCATCTGCGGCTGGTCTGCGACGACGGCGAAATGGCCGACCTGCTGGCTGACCTGGTCCTGCACAAGCTCGACGTGGTGCTGACGGACCACCCGGCGCCGCCGAACGCGCAGCTCCGGGTTCACAGCCATTCGCTGGGCACGTCCGACATCGGCTGGTACGGCTCGGAAAAATGGTGGGCGGTGGCGCATGAGGGTTTTCCGCAGTCGATGCGCGACGTGCCGGTCTTGCTGCCGACATCGCACTCGGTCGTGCGCGGCCAGCTCGACCGCTGGCTGCACCAGAAGGGCCTGCGGCCGAAGGTGGTTGGCGAGATCGAGGACAGCGCCTTGCTCGAAACCTTCGGCAGCACCGGCCTGGGCATTTTTCCGGCGGCGATGACGGTCGCCGACGAACTGCTCAAGCGCAGCCAGGTCCGGCTGATCGGCGCCTGTGAGGGTGTGCAGGAGCACTACTACGCGATCAGCACCGAGCGCAAGGTGATGCATCCGCTGGTGCAGCAGATGCTCCGTCCGGCGGCCGCCAGGTCCTGAGCCGGGATGCCGCGGCAAAAAAACGCAGCCCGTTGCCTGCGCCATCGACGGCGCCGGCCTCGGGGGCTATCGGGTCGCGTTCGGCGGCTGATGTCGATATTGTTCGACCTGCGCCCAATACCGGTCGGCCGCCTCGGCGAAGGCCGGATCCTGGCGGAGTGCCTTCTCGATGTCGGCCGACGGAAAGCCGAAAGGCGTGCCGAACGTCGGTGCCCCGGGGCAGCGCCCGGCAAGGGCATTCCAGACCTCCGCGCCGTCGCCGCCGCCTTCGGGCGTCACGAAGCCGGAGGGGAGCCAGGGCGGAAGGCTGCCTCGCGGCGCAAGGCTGTCGACGACGAGCAGACGGGCGATGTCGGCCTTTTGCGCATCGGTGGCGTGGGCGCCGACACAACGCGCGCCGGCCAGGCGATCGGCCGCCTGCCGCTCGACCGCGGCGTGGGCGTCCTGCACGCTTTGCGCGTCGCGACAAGCCGGCAGCAGGAGCACGCTGCATGACAAGGCAAAAAGAAAACCAACCCGCTGGGGAGGCTTGTAAAAGCATGCTGGACCTGGATGCATGCAAGCATTGTCAGCTGGACAAATGTCAACAAACACCTCGACATGTTGCCGAGAGTGGCTGCAGCGAAGCGCTTGCCCTCAATAGCGCTCCGCCGATACGGCCTACTTATGGAAACAGCCCCGAAATCAGCAAGCGCACCATGACGACGTGCCAGCGCAAAGCGAGGCGGCACGTCACCCAGAACCTTCATCCAAAGGACATTCATGGCTAACAACAGCAAGCAGAACTCCGGCGCTACCAACCATGGCCAAGGCCGTGTGACGGACCCGGCTCACGATGGGCGCCTGAAAGAAAATCACGGCACCACGGACAACAGTGCCAGTCGTGCCCAAGCGAGTCACGGACAAGGTGCGGTCAAGGACGCATCCGATGGCCGGCTGAAAGAAAACCGCGATGGTGGCACAGCCAATGCACGCGAAGCGACGGGCGCTGACCGGGCAAGCGTTGCCAAAAACCAGCCGGGTAGCGGCAGCGGAACGCACGCCAGCAACGGCCAGGGCCGGGTAACCGACCCGGCGCACGACGGGCGATTGAAGGACAACCGTTGACGGGGCACTTCCAGACGAATACGCCGGCTCAGGCCGGCGTTTTTGTTTCGAGCGGGTCGACCTGCGGGCCTTCCCGGCAGCGCCGAGAGCGCGATGAAATCTGCTTTCGGCCGAGCGCCAGGAGTGCGTCGGCAGGGGCGGCGGGCTCGCCGAATCACCGGACCGGCCCAAAACCGAAGAGCGACTTTCGCTCGTCCGCGCCCTGACGAGCCG
The nucleotide sequence above comes from Xylophilus sp. GOD-11R. Encoded proteins:
- a CDS encoding LysR family transcriptional regulator, which produces MSQAFNHRHLYYFWVVAKEGSMSRAAETLDMAVQTVSAQVRELERDLGCQLLRPAGRGLALTEAGTIAMQQAEQIFQLSQALPEQVLAAAQAPAARLAVGIADGLPKLEVQRLLQPVLGVPHLRLVCDDGEMADLLADLVLHKLDVVLTDHPAPPNAQLRVHSHSLGTSDIGWYGSEKWWAVAHEGFPQSMRDVPVLLPTSHSVVRGQLDRWLHQKGLRPKVVGEIEDSALLETFGSTGLGIFPAAMTVADELLKRSQVRLIGACEGVQEHYYAISTERKVMHPLVQQMLRPAAARS